From Pirellulales bacterium:
CCACGGTCGTTTCGATCATGCGCCCCGCCTTGATCTCGCCCTCGCCCTTGAGCCGGCGGTTCTTGGCCAGGCGGATCTTGATGTGGGCGTGGGTGTCGATCTTGCCCAGCGAGTAAGCCAGGTGGACCTCGGCCGACGAGCTGAACACCATGCCGTCGCCCTTGCGCTCAGGCACGCTCATGGTCATGTAGTAGCAACCCATCACCACGTCCTGCGAGGGGCTGATGATCGGCGCGCCGTTGGCCGGGCTGAAGATGTTGTTCGTCGACATCATCAGCGTATGGGCCTCGACCTGGGCCTCGATCGAAAGCGGCAGGTGTACGGCCATCTGGTCGCCGTCGAAGTCGGCGTTGAAGCCTTTGCAGACCAGCGGATGGAGCTTGATGGCGTTGCCTTCCACCAGGGTCGGCTCGAAGGCCTGAATGCCCATGCGGTGCAAGGTGGGAGCGCGATTCAAGAGCACCGGGTGATTGCGGATCACCTCTTCCAGAATGTCCCACACCTCGTCGTCTTTGCGCTCCAGCATCTTCTTGGCGCTCTTGATCGTGTCGGCGTGGCCCAGCTCCTTCAGCCGCCGGATGATGAACGGCTGATAGAGTTCCAGCGCGATCTTCTTGGGCAGGCCGCACTGGTGCAGGCGCAGGGCGGGGCCGACCACGATCACGCTGCGGGCAGAGTAATCGACGCGCTTGCCGAGCAGGTTCTCGCGGAAGCGGCCCTGCTTGCCCTTGATCATGTCGGTGAGCGACTTCAGCGGCCGGTTGCTGCTGCCCAGCACGGGCCGCTTGCAGCGGTTGTTGTCGAACAGGGCGTCGACCGACTGCTGCAACATCCGCTTCTCGTTGCGGATGATGACTTCCGGCGCATTGAGATCGACCAGCTTCTTGAGCCGGTTGTTGCGGTTGATGATGCGGCGATAGAGGTCGTTCAGGTCGCTGGTGGCAAAGTTGCCCGAATCGAGCAGCACCAGCGGACGCAGGTCGGGCGGGATGACCGGGATGCAGTCGAGCACCATCCATTCGGGCTTGTTGTCGCTGTCGCGGATCGCCTCGACGATTTTCAGCCGGTTGATCAGGTCTTTCTGCTTCTGCTTGGAGCCGGTCTCGGCAAGGTTGACGCGCAGTGTTTGCGAAAGGGTGACCAGGTCGAGATTGGCCAGCAGCTTGCGGACGGCCTCGGCGCCCATGTCGGCGTCGAAGCTTCCCTCGCCGTAGTCGTCGCGGGCCTTGCGAAATTCTTCTTCGGTGAGAAGCTGGTGCCGCTTGAGCGGAGTGTCTTTGGGGTCGATGACGGCGTAGTCCTGGAAGTAAATCACCTTCTCCAGGCTGGTGGTCTTCATGTCGAGCAGGTTGCCCAACCGGCTGGGCATGGCCTTGAAGAACCAGATATGGACGACCGGCGCGGCCAGCTCGATGTGGCCCATGCGCTTGCGGCGCACGCGGCTGTGCGTGACCTTGACGCCGCAACGGTCGCAGATCATGCCCTTGTATTTCATGCCGCGGTACTTTCCGCAGGAACATTCCCAGTCCTTTTCGGGTCCGAAAATGCGCTCGCAGAACAGACCGTCCTTTTCCGGGCGGTAGGTGCGGTAGTTGATGGTCTCGGGCTTCTTGACCTCGCCGAACGACCAGCTACGAATGTCGTGCGGCCGGGCCAGGCTGATTTTGACCGAGGCGTAATCGTTAATCCGATCGTAAGAGCTTTCGGCGTTACCTGTGCTCATTGTTTTCGCTCCTTATCGGGTGGGGTTGTTGTACGCGGGTTGAGTTATTGCGGGACCGGGCTCGATGACGAATGACAGAATGACGAAATGACGGGACATTCGTCCTTGGACATTCGTCATTTGACATTTCATACCCGTCGTTTCTCTAATTGCATGTTCAGGGCCAGGCCGCGAATCTCGTTGGTGAGCACGTCGAAGCTGGCGGGCGTGCCGGCCTCGAGCGTGTTCTCGCCCTTGACCATCGACTCGTAAATCTTGGTGCGTCCCTCCACGTCGTCACTCTTGACGGTCAGCAACTCCTGCAAGATGTACGCCGCGCCGTAGGCTTCCAAAGCCCAGACTTCCATCTCGCCGAACCGCTGGCCGCCGAAGCGGGCCTTGCCGCCCAACGGCTGCTGCGTGATCAGCGAGTACGGCCCGGTCGATCGGGCGTGAACCTTGTCGTCGACCAGGTGGTGGAGTTTGAGCATGTAGATGTAGCCTACCGTGGTCTCCTGTTCGAGCGGCACGCCGGTGCGGCCGTCGAAAAGTTGGGCCTTGCCGTGCCGGGGCAAGTCGGCCTCGTCCAGGCATTTCTGGATGATCTCTTCGGTGGCCCCGTCGAACACCGGCGTGATGGCCTGGAAGCCGAGTTTGGCGCCGGCCCAGCCGAGATGCGTCTCCAGAATCTGACCCACGTTCATGCGGCTCGGCACGCCCAATGGATTGAGCATGATCTGCAGCGGAGTGCCGTCGGCCAGGAAGGGCATGTCCTCCTGCGGCAGGATTTTGGCGATCACGCCTTTGTTGCCGTGGCGGCCGGCCATCTTGTCGCCCACCGAAATCACCCGCTTGGCGGCGATGTAGACCTTCACCATCTGCAACACGCCGCTGCGCAGCTCGTCGCCGCGCTTCATCGAGTTGAGATGGCGGTCGCGCTCGTCGATGGCGACTTCGACCGACGGCCAGCCGTTCTTCCAGGCTTTCTCGACGTCGGCCTTGCGCTGCGGACTGCGGATGTCGAGCGACTCGATCTTGAACCGCTGGGCCTGCTCGGCCACATACTTGTGCTCCTGATCGCGGACCAAGGCGTTGCCGTCTTCGTCGGTCATCGGACGCTGCAAAATCCCTTCGATCTGCTCGACCAATGCGCCAAAAGCCTGCGCGATCTTAGCGTTGCCTTGCGCTTCGGCCTCCTTGAGCTGCTTCTCGAACTGCTTGCGCTCGTCTTCCGAAAGGCTCAGCCTCCGCGAGAACTTCTGCGTGTTGATCACGATGCCCTCCACGCCGGAAGGGACTTCGAGCGAATCGTTCTTCACGTCTTCGCCCGCCCGACCGAAGATGGCGTGCAGCAGCTTTTCTTCGGGCGTCAACTCGGTCTTCGATTTGGGCGAGACCTTGCCCACCAGCACGTCGCCCGGCCGCACGAAGGTGCCGACGCGGATGATGCCGCTTTCGTCGAGGTTGCGCAGGGCCTTTTCGCTGACGTTGGGAATGTCGCGCGTGAACTCCTCGCGGCCCAGCTTCGTCTCGCGAATCTCGATGTCGAACTCTTCGATGTGGATCGAAGTGTACACGTCGTTCTTCACCAACTCTTCGCTGATGATGATGGCGTCCTCGAAGTTGAAACCGTCCCAGGCCATGAAGCCGACGAGCACGTTGCGGCCCAGCGCCAACTCGCCCTTGTAGGTGGCGGCGCCGTCGGCGATCACCTCGCCCTTCTCCACCTTCTGGCCGGGACTGACGATCGGCCGCTGGTTCTGACAGGTCCGCTCGTTGAGGCCCACGTACTTGCGCAGCTCATAGGTCTCGTCGCCGACGACGATCTTGGTGGCATCGACGTAGTTGACCGTGCCCTTCTTTTTGGCGCGGATCAGCATGCCGGAATTCTGGGCCACGTCGCGCTCCATGCCGGTGGCCACGATCGGCGGCTCGGTGACCAACAGCGGCACGGCCTGTCGCTGCATGTTGGAGCCCATCAAGGCGCGGTTGGCGTCGTCGTGCTCCAAGAAGGGAATCAAACCGGCCGACACGCCCACCATCTGGGCCGGGGCCACGTCGGTGTATTGAATCTTGTCGGCCGGCACCATCTCGAAGTCGGCACGGTAGCGGGCGATGATGTTGTCGCCCACCAGCTTGTGGTGCTCGACCGGGGTGTCGGCCGGCGCCAAGAAGGCCTCGTTTTCCTGGTCGGCCCGCAGCCAGACGACTTCGTCGGCCACCTTGCCTTTGATGCACTTGCGATAGGGCGTAATCAGGAACCCGTATTCGTCGACCCCGGCGTAGATCGCCAGGCTTGAAATCAGGCCGATGTTCGTACCTTCCGGCGTCTCGATGGGACAGATTCGCCCGTAGTGCGAGATGTGTACGTCGCGCACTTCGAAGCCCGCCCGTTTGCGGTTCAGGCCGCCGGGGCCGAGCGCCGACAGCCGCCGCTCGTGCGTGAGCATCGA
This genomic window contains:
- the rpoB gene encoding DNA-directed RNA polymerase subunit beta is translated as MATSAERRLNPSKVIRFGSERKHQSIPDLTEIQTRSYDAFLQLDTPPDKRKDQGIEGVLREIYPIESYDKTLQLQYLRYDLGKPRYTPDECRQLRLTYGRPFKVWLRLTKEQPIDEEVYLGDMPIMLGGGEFIINGAERVVVSQLHRSPGVDFVSEMEGMERRLHSCRIIPERGSWIELNVSKKEVLTVRIDQSGKFSALTLLRAMDARYSQNSDLIRCFFETTVEKVVDGRSVGKIEGKLAVTDVVYPAESDRAGEVILESGQKITKNAAEVICTSGLTSVEVMPDQKDQLIFNSLREDSTASHEEALLKIYQRLRPGNPPQLEKAKALFHEKFYDTNRYRLGRVGRFRINRKLGLEIPEGEMTLRPDDLIAAIKYLLRLRGDDPTAEIDDIDHLGNRRLRTIDELAADELRKGFLKLRRTVQERMSLKDVEDMTPRSLINPKSVSAAIEYFFGRGELSQVVDQTNPLSMLTHERRLSALGPGGLNRKRAGFEVRDVHISHYGRICPIETPEGTNIGLISSLAIYAGVDEYGFLITPYRKCIKGKVADEVVWLRADQENEAFLAPADTPVEHHKLVGDNIIARYRADFEMVPADKIQYTDVAPAQMVGVSAGLIPFLEHDDANRALMGSNMQRQAVPLLVTEPPIVATGMERDVAQNSGMLIRAKKKGTVNYVDATKIVVGDETYELRKYVGLNERTCQNQRPIVSPGQKVEKGEVIADGAATYKGELALGRNVLVGFMAWDGFNFEDAIIISEELVKNDVYTSIHIEEFDIEIRETKLGREEFTRDIPNVSEKALRNLDESGIIRVGTFVRPGDVLVGKVSPKSKTELTPEEKLLHAIFGRAGEDVKNDSLEVPSGVEGIVINTQKFSRRLSLSEDERKQFEKQLKEAEAQGNAKIAQAFGALVEQIEGILQRPMTDEDGNALVRDQEHKYVAEQAQRFKIESLDIRSPQRKADVEKAWKNGWPSVEVAIDERDRHLNSMKRGDELRSGVLQMVKVYIAAKRVISVGDKMAGRHGNKGVIAKILPQEDMPFLADGTPLQIMLNPLGVPSRMNVGQILETHLGWAGAKLGFQAITPVFDGATEEIIQKCLDEADLPRHGKAQLFDGRTGVPLEQETTVGYIYMLKLHHLVDDKVHARSTGPYSLITQQPLGGKARFGGQRFGEMEVWALEAYGAAYILQELLTVKSDDVEGRTKIYESMVKGENTLEAGTPASFDVLTNEIRGLALNMQLEKRRV